The Oncorhynchus clarkii lewisi isolate Uvic-CL-2024 unplaced genomic scaffold, UVic_Ocla_1.0 unplaced_contig_2999_pilon_pilon, whole genome shotgun sequence nucleotide sequence GGCGCTACAGGTGGCATCGGAAAGAGAATAATAGGAAGTACATTTGATTTCTAAATATGTTCTTTCTTTCCGAAAGCACACcttataataataacaatacaataataataataacaaagtaTAATAGTACTCTCAAAATGATGCCCAGGATCACGTTGACGAGCACGTCACCTGGTAGGTCGGTGAACACTAAGTAATTTAATTGATCTTAAATTAATTCAATTGTATATTattttacatttaatttaatttggaccaatgaataagattacacgGTCAAGGATGATCCAATCCTAGATCATCACtcctacagtactctatatacagtaaatatgGACCCAGAATTTGTACTTTCAATGAGTAACTCATGGACCTTCTTTATActttattactgcattgtcggaactagaagcacaagcctttcgctacactcgcattaacatctgctaaccatgtgtatgtgacaaataaaaattagatttgattgtggactacaggaatagGAGGACAgagcacatccccattctcatcgacggggctgtagtggagcaggttgagagtttcaagttcttggtgtccacatcaccaacaaactagaatccaaacacaccaagacggtcgtgaagagggcacgactaaaagcctattccccctcaggaaactaaaaaaatttggcatgggttctgagatcctcaaaaggttctacagctgcaacattgagagcactggttgcatcactgcctggtacggcaattgctcagcctctgaccgccaGGCACTACAGGgggcagtgcgtacggcccagcacatcactacggctaagctgcctgccatccaggacctctacaccaggcggtgtcaccaggcggcccaaaaaattgtcaaagaccccagccaccccagtcatagactgttctctctactaccacatggcaagcggtacaggtgtgccaagtctaggacaaaaaggcttctcaacagtttttacccctaagccataagactcctgaacaagtattggactatttgcattgtgtgccccccaaaacccctcttttacactgcagctactctctgtttatcatatatgcatagtcactttaattatacattcatgtacatactacctcaattggcccgaccaactaGTGCTCCcccacattggctaactgggctttCTGCATTgagtcccgccacccaccacccgccaacccctcttttacactactgctactctctgttcattatatatgcatagtcactttaaccatatttacgtacatgtacatactacctcaatcagccggactaaccagtgtctgtataaaGCTTCGCTACTGTTTTTTTTCCACTGTCTTTTCACTGTTTTTTACtctctttacttacctattgttcccCTAACTTTTTTTGCGCTATTggttagaagaaaaaaaaaaagtaaccatttcactgttgaattcagcgcacgtgacaaataaagtttgattagattttttatgACCTGGATTGGACCCGAGTAGTAAtaactatcatccagaaggcgaggtcagtacaggtgcatcaaagctgggaccgagagactgaaaaacagcttctatctcaaggccatcagactgttaaatagctatCACGATCACCagttccagttagaacccttttgagttccatggaGTACCCTCTgtgaaagggttctacatggaacccaaaagagttctaaaTCTGCCTATACAGGAGGCTGCagtggggaggacggctcataataatggctggaatagcGTGAATAGAATGTTGTATAGGTTTCTTAAGTGGTTTTTTGTATGTCACTTTTTGCAACTGGAGGGCAGTAATACATAAAGGGATGGGTGAGGTTATAGATTAGATTTCAATTATAAAGTCAATCTCAATGTGACAGATTTAATGTTCAGTTTTGTTGAGGAATGGCTCTGGCGTTCAAAGATGCGTATCCAGGGAAACTATTCATATGTGTAATTTAGCTCAAATCTTCAGCCTTTTCCACAAAGGTGAAGTAAACAAACTATAAAACTGTTTTTGGGGGTATATAGAAACCTAGCCCTGTAGAGAATGAAGTCAAATGAGTCTAAACTCTGGATACCTATCGCTGTTCAGAACAATCAATCCATTTGTGTGTATTTACCTGTATTCCCTTATGCAACACATACATATTTGTTTACACATGTATAGACACCGCCAAACATTTAGTGAACAATGACTCTCcatttgtcacgatcgtcgtatggaggggaccaaagcgcagcgtggtgtgaatacattcttcaTTATTGAATGAAAAACACGTAAAACTcttaaaacaaaaaacaacaaaacgattaagacgaacgtgaccgctatataaacgatgtgcaacataacatagacaataacccacgaaatacccaaagaagatggctgcctaaatatggttcccaatcagagacaacaataaacacctgcctctaattgagaaccaatctaggcaaccatagaccaacataaacacctagatgaaaacaaccccataaatctacaaaaaaccctagacagtacaaacaacCTAGagtaagacaaaaacacacatatcacccatgtcacaccctgacctaaccaaaataataaagaaaacaaagaatactaaggtcagggcgtgacaccatttCTATCAGgcacaggtacagtatattattaATTTTACACATAATGAGTACATGTTACAGAATTACTCACCTGAAAGTTAAATTTTCATGAAAGGGTTTGCGTGAATGTTTTAGCAAAATTGGGTTTtaggtgttttaatgtgtgtgaaAACAATGTTAATAATTTTGCACAAAAAAGTTTTGACATTTGTTTTGAGAGAGTAGAACTTTGTTTCCCACCCAAAAAAATaaaagacaaaaaatgtaaaagaCACTGTAGTTCGGTATAGCTGAGTAGTACACTTGTGTGTTTGAATAAATGTACTGCAAGGGAAAGAAGCAGATTTTTATGAAACATACAATTTTACTACTGATACTATGTTTTCCAGTTGAACCCTGAACCCTCAGAATGAATCCTGTCCTGAGTCTGGTCTTGTGGTAAAGAAGGAAACAAAGTCAAGATGACCAACACAGTTTTTCAGATGGAGTTGTTATTATTGACaatgataatatactgtaccaAATTCCACAGCGCATACATAGGAGATCACTGTAGCCTATACAGTACATTGAATACATTCCAACTTTATAGACAGACAATATTTTATATGCTTTTAAAACATATGAAACCAACCAGAGTTTATGTCGAGGTGGTCTGActgaaaaatatacatttatgaAAAATATAGTATTTAATCAGATTAACGTTTTGAAATGGTGATTTCTTCTCCAGAGGTTTGATTAAGACTTTTGATCATATGACAGTAAAAGGTCATTAGTTTATCTAAGTTAACAGCACCGTACATATTTCATAATCTCCTATCGTTTAAAATAACTTGCCATTAAAAGCATCTGGTTAAAACTCAGTTCAGTGCTCTACCAGAATGTACAAGGATAAGTTGTCTTTTACAGAGGAAGAGTGACCTGCTGTGGTTAAAACTAGAACTGCGCTCAAAGGTTGGACAATGGGTCCTGGAATAATAGTTTGCATTTGTTGTAGTGGAGAACCGTTCTATCTATATTATAGATTCATTCTATAACATAGAACAGTTCCAGTCAGTATGTTCTGGTAGTATTATCTACATGAGGTCCCATAGGTTGGCCCATCTACACAAAAGGTGCTATATagaaccgaaaagggttcttcagctgttatcccataggataaccctttgaagtaccctttttggttccaggtaaactTTTTGGGTTGccaaaacggttctacctggattcaaaatggaaccaaaaagggttctacctggaacccaaaagggttctcctatgggcacAGCCAAATaagccttttggaacccttttttctaagagtgtaatatTCAATTCCGTTTCTCTTCTAGAAACTGATTAAAACTGTCCGAAAGTTGAGGGTAGTCTCTGATAGAAAGCTTGAATCATTAATGACCTCAGCTTTTCCCAAGGTAAAATCGACCAATAGGCTCTCACAGAGATGGTACATTTTCAAACCCACCCCTGAACACCTCTAGTGGTTTCAACATCTTCCAGAGAGTTCTCCTGGTTAATATTAATTtataatacatacatacagtacatatatacagagatagaTAAGATAGGACTGTAAGTTGTGAGGGGATCAGCCTATTGCCATGATGACAGCAGCAACAGTCCCTTGGAGAATGACAACGGCTGCATCTGAAAtgaagccctattccctatttaatgcATTACTGTTGACCATCAGGTCCGTGTTAAacatagtgcactctataggaaaAACGGTGCCATGTTGGATGCATCCAATGTGTTGGTTGTTCAATAATCGCTGTGCGAGGAGCAGCAGTGGTTTGATGGGTCTCCAAAGCAACAAGCCCAAGCCTCGGCCGACAGACTTCAACCTAACCACACTATTTCTCCCAGAAATGAATCATTCATAATTCTCCTGTTTAAATAAAGCTCAATCAACCCCAAGAAAAATAACTTGCGTTATGATAATTATTTAGAAAACAAATAGTAGTCTGGCGTTAACTTGCACAGACAGATTTGTTTAGAGACACACCTGTCTGGTTCCACAAGACAAGGCTGGgacttctggttccctgtctggctGGCTATAACCCAGTgacttctggttccctgtctggttataactcagtaactatgttgggccttctggttccctgtctggctGGCTATAACCCAGTgacttctggttccttgtctggttataactcagtgactatgttgggccttctggttccttgtctggttataactcagtgacttctggttccctgtctggttataactctatgttgggccttctggttccttgtctggttataactcagtaactatgttgggccttctggttccctgtctggttataactcagtaactatgttggTTCCCTTCTGGTtcctggttccctgtctggttataactcagtaactacgttgggccttctggttccttgtctggttataactctatgttgggccttctggttcccagTGTCTGGTTATAACTaaccatgttgggccttctggttccctgtctggttataactcagtaactatgttgggccttctggttccttgtctggttataactcagtaactatgttgggccttctggttccttgtctggtaaCTACTacgttgggccttctggttccttgtctggttctAACTCAGTGAGGAAGGGAGACAGTGAGAGGTCTATACTGTTAAGGTGGTTTGTCAAACCATAAGAAATAAAGAACATGTAAATGCATACAGCCTGTATTAAGATATTAAGACAAAGAAAACAGCCTCACCTAACATGTTACCATGTCGAACCTACAACAGAACTCCCATTGTAAGAATACTGCATGTTGAAAACAAAGGCTCGCTGTCTGGCTGTCGGTAAGGAGACTGTGTGACCTGGAGGGTGTTGGTTGGGAATTGGAACCCAGATGAGGTGGATTGACTGCGCTGCATTGGTGGTGGGGGTTAGATGTATTGGGTTTAGTCCGTCTCAGATTGACCCTAAGGGTGGTCAATGGTTCCTCGTGGTGGGAGTGCTCCTTCGGGCCTGTCGTCCTAGAGCACAGTCTGGGCTCTCTCCttgcccttctcctcctctcttctcttcatgGCCTGGATCACAGCCATCTCTTTGGCTTCTTTCTTCTGGTTCCTGGCCTCGAACAGCAGCCTACATCGCAggggacacagaggggaggtttcAATAGTGTGCAGAGGACTATTGGTTAAAACCATCATGGTAACGCATGGAATATTTACCCTTATGTGATTTAGAGTATAGTATCATTGGAATGTCTTGGTAGCGCATGATGCTTGCAACGCtaggatagtgggttcgattcccgggactacctgtacgtaaaatgtatgcGTGCATGACTGTAATTCGCTTTGGATAAAACAATCTGCTAAATGGCAGATAGTGTTATTATATCATTTTATAGTGGGAGCTGAAAACGCATACCCAAAATGCTGTGCAGGTTCAGACAAATGGTTCATACACTTACAAAGTAGAGAACGGTTACTGGGAGTAATATAGTGTGTGACTTTCTTTACTTTTCCCCAATATTATCATGATGATGTGACCTTGGCATCATTGAAACTACAGAGATATTATCATGATGACGGGACCTTAGCATCATTGAAACTACAGAGGTATTATCATGATGATGTGACCTTACAACTACAGAGATATTATCATAATGACGTGACCTTAGCATCATTGAAACTACAGAGATATTATCATAATGATGTGACCTTAGCATCATTGAAACTACAGAGATATTATCATAATGACGTGACCTTACAACTACAGAGATATTATCATGATGACGTGACCTTAGCATCATTAAAACTACAGAGATATTATCATAATGACGTGACCTTAGCATCATTAAAACTACAGAGATATTATCATGATGATGTGACCTTAGCATCATTAAAACTACAGAGATATTATCATAATGACGTGACCTTAGCATCATTAAAACTACAGAGATATTATCATGATGATGTGACCTTAGCATCATTAAAACTACAGATATATTATCATGATGATGTGACCTTAGCATCATTAGAACTACAGAGATATTATCATAATGATGTGACCTTAGCATCATTAAAACTACAGAGATATTATCATGATGATGTGACCGTAGCATCATTGAAACTACAGAGATATTATCATGATGATGTGACCTTAGCATCATTTAAACTACAGAGATATTATCATGATGATGTGACCTTAGCATCATTAAAACTACATAGATATTATCATGATGATGTGACCTTAGCATCATTTAAACTACAGAGATATTATCATGATGACGTGACCTTACAACTACAGAGATATTATCATAATGATGTGACCTTAGCATCATTTAAACTACAGAGATATTATCATAATGACGTGACCTTACAACTACAGAGATATTATCATAATGACGTGACCTTAGCATCATTACTCAGAGATATTATCATGATGATGTGACCTTAGCATCATTTAAACTACAGAGATATTATCATGATGACGTGACCTTACAACTACAGAGATATTATCATAATGACGTGACCTTAGCATCATTAAAACTACAGAGATATTATCATGATGATGTGACATACCAGGTTATCTCACTCCTTCCTGCCCTCACCTGTTTTTGATGATCCTCTGAACAATACTATCAGTGGTGAGGCTGTTCATACTGTCCACAGTGTGCAGTATTCCTTTCTTCCTGGGCTCCTGCATTTAGAGAAACACAGTCCACACTTAAACATGCACTTAGACATTGCACGCTTAGGATAAAAGTTTGCAAAAAAACGGCATATGTTATaatatacaatactgtatattatatcaGTCTTCCAAATACATTGTAACCACTTAGTAACCAAGTAACAAAGGCTTTTTAAATGGAGAAGTTCATCCCTACATTTTTCTGTGAGATTGCCTTGATGGGAAAAGTACTGTAAACCCCATGATAAATTGTTCAACAGTTCTCGTTTAGTAAAGTGGTGGCTATTATCCCCTTTGGTTTTCTGATAGTCATACACTACTCTTTCAAAAAGCATCTTATacggtggcaggtagtctagcggtgAAGTGCatgggccagtaatcgaaaggttgctggttcgaatctctgagctgactaggtgaaaaatctgttgatgtgcctttgagcaagtcACTttaccctaattgctctggataattTGCTAATTAATTCATcagaaatcctacaatgtgattttctggattttttttctaattttgtctttcatagttgaagtgtacctatgatgaaaattacaggcctctctcatctttttaagtgggagaacttgcacaattggtggctgactaaatactttcccCCCCACTGTACGTGAATGTAAAACATACCAAGTCCCCATGGCCTTGTAGTTTTCTGCCAGTCATAGACTACCCTTTCAAAGAGCACCTTATACCAAGTCCCCATGGCCTTGTAGTTTGTATCAATTGGAGTGCACAAGCACATTGTTCTTTAGTAACAGAGTTGTGTCAGAAAAAGGCACAGGGTACTCACAGCATAGGGGTCCGACCCGTCTTTGTCAGGATGCACCTCTGTCTTCCCATGGCACACAAGGTCCACCTGCAGAAGTAGACCATGCATGATGagacccaacactaacccactgTAGATACCATGCATGATGagacccaacactaacccactgTAGATACCATGCAGGATGagacccaacactaacccactgTAGATACCATGCATGATGAGACCCAACACTAACTAACCCACTGTAGATACCATGCAGGGTGagacccaacactaacccactgTAGATACCATGCATGATGAGACCTCAACACTAACCCACGGTAGATACCATGCATGATGagacccaacactaacccactgTAGATACCATGCATGATGagacccaacactaacccactgTAGATACCATGCATGATGagacccaacactaacccactgTAGATACCATGCATGATGAGACCCAACACTAACTAACCCACTGTAGATACCATGCAGGGTGagacccaacactaacccactgTAGATACCATGCATGA carries:
- the LOC139401120 gene encoding ethanolamine-phosphate cytidylyltransferase-like gives rise to the protein IGHVDFLEAVSRLSDKPYVIVGLHFDQEVNRYKGKNYPIMNVHERTLSVLACRYVSEVVIGAPYAVTRELLDHFKVDLVCHGKTEVHPDKDGSDPYAEPRKKGILHTVDSMNSLTTDSIVQRIIKNRLLFEARNQKKEAKEMAVIQAMKRREEEKGKERAQTVL